A stretch of Pseudolysobacter antarcticus DNA encodes these proteins:
- the prmC gene encoding peptide chain release factor N(5)-glutamine methyltransferase has product MNEAEKKSSTVRALLLEAARILPTPEARLEAEILLVFVLDVSRTWLFAHADDGIDAVRIERYRGLLAARAAGQPIAYLTGRREFWSLPLQITADTLIPRADTELLVEQALLHIPQSGIVDILDLGTGSGAIALALAHERPQARVVATDLSCAALAVARGNTQQLGIGNIRFCAGSWFSAIEPQYFDVIVSNPPYIRTSDHHLGEGDLRFEPISALASGVDGLDAIREIVYDARAYLKPDGWLLFEHGWDQAAEIRALLRKSGFVDIATSRDIEQRDRVTSGKLGRIGE; this is encoded by the coding sequence TTGAACGAGGCTGAAAAAAAGTCGTCAACGGTACGCGCGCTGCTACTCGAAGCAGCGCGCATATTGCCGACGCCGGAAGCGCGGCTCGAAGCGGAAATCCTGCTCGTATTTGTGCTCGATGTTTCGCGCACATGGCTGTTCGCACACGCGGATGATGGCATCGATGCTGTGCGTATCGAGCGTTATCGCGGCTTGCTCGCTGCCCGCGCCGCGGGCCAGCCGATAGCCTACCTGACTGGCAGACGCGAATTCTGGTCACTGCCGTTGCAGATCACGGCGGACACACTAATCCCACGCGCCGACACCGAACTGCTGGTCGAGCAAGCGCTGCTGCATATTCCACAAAGTGGCATTGTGGACATTCTCGATCTCGGCACCGGCAGCGGCGCGATCGCGTTGGCGCTTGCGCACGAACGCCCGCAAGCGCGTGTCGTCGCGACCGATCTGAGTTGCGCCGCCCTCGCTGTGGCGCGCGGCAATACGCAGCAACTCGGAATCGGCAATATCCGCTTTTGCGCAGGCTCATGGTTCAGTGCGATCGAGCCGCAATATTTCGATGTGATCGTCTCGAATCCGCCGTATATCCGCACGAGCGATCATCATCTCGGCGAAGGTGATCTGCGTTTCGAGCCGATCAGCGCATTGGCTTCCGGCGTAGACGGCCTGGATGCGATTCGCGAGATCGTTTATGACGCACGCGCCTATCTCAAGCCAGATGGCTGGCTGCTGTTCGAGCACGGCTGGGATCAGGCCGCCGAGATACGCGCGTTATTGCGCAAAAGTGGATTTGTGGATATAGCTACTTCGCGCGACATTGAGCAACGCGATCGAGTCACGAGTGGGAAGCTCGGCAGAATAGGTGAATGA